One Homo sapiens chromosome 3, GRCh38.p14 Primary Assembly genomic window carries:
- the USP19 gene encoding ubiquitin carboxyl-terminal hydrolase 19 isoform 26 (isoform 26 is encoded by transcript variant 26), producing MSGGASATGPRRGPPGLEDTTSKKKQKDRANQESKDGDPRKETGSRYVAQAGLEPLASGDPSASASHAAGITGSRHRTRLFFPSSSGSASTPQEEQTKEGACEDPHDLLATPTPELLLDWRQSAEEVIVKLRVGVGPLQLEDVDAAFTDTDCVVRFAGGQQWGGVFYAEIKSSCAKVQTRKGSLLHLTLPKKVPMLTWPSLLKPLGTQELVPGLRCQENGQELSPIALEPGPEPHRAKQEARNQKRAQGRGEVGAGAGPGAQAGPSAKRAVHLCRGPEGDGSRDDPGPRGDAPPFVADPATQVEADEQLCIPPLNSQTCLLGSEENLAPLAGEKAVPPGNDPVSPAMVRSRNPGKDDCAKEEMAVAADAATLVDEPESMVNLAFVKNDSYEKGPDSVVVHVYVKEICRDTSRVLFREQDFTLIFQTRDGNFLRLHPGCGPHTTFRWQVKLRNLIEPEQCTFCFTASRIDICLRKRQSQRWGGLEAPAARGAVGGAKVAVPTGPTPLDSTPPGGAPHPLTGQEEARAVEKDKSKARSEDTGLDSVATRTPMEHVTPKPETHLASPKPTCMVPPMPHSPVSGDSVEEEEEEEKKVCLPGFTGLVNLGNTCFMNSVIQSLSNTRELRDFFHDRSFEAEINYNNPLGTGGRLAIGFAVLLRALWKGTHHAFQPSKLKAIVASKASQFTGYAQHDAQEFMAFLLDGLHEDLNRIQNKPYTETVDSDGRPDEVVAEEAWQRHKMRNDSFIVDLFQGQYKSKLVCPVCAKVSITFDPFLYLPVPLPQKQKVLPVFYFAREPHSKPIKFLVSVSKENSTASEVLDSLSQSVHVKPENLRLAEVIKNRFHRVFLPSHSLDTVSPSDTLLCFELLSSELAKERVVVLEVQQRPQVPSVPISKCAACQRKQQSEDEKLKRCTRCYRVGYCNQLCQKTHWPDHKGLCRPENIGYPFLVSVPASRLTYARLAQLLEGYARYSVSVFQPPFQPGRMALESQSPGCTTLLSTGSLEAGDSERDPIQPPELQLVTPMAEGDTGLPRVWAAPDRGPVPSTSGISSEMLASGPIEVGSLPAGERVSRPEAAVPGYQHPSEAMNAHTPQFFIYKIDSSNREQRLEDKGDTPLELGDDCSLALVWRNNERLQEFVLVASKELECAEDPGSAGEAARAGHFTLDQCLNLFTRPEVLAPEEAWYCPQCKQHREASKQLLLWRLPNVLIVQLKRFSFRSFIWRDKINDLVEFPVRNLDLSKFCIGQKEEQLPSYDLYAVINHYGGMIGGHYTACARLPNDRSSQRSDVGWRLFDDSTVTTVDESQVVTRYAYVLFYRRRNSPVERPPRAGHSEHHPDLGPAAEAAASQGLGPGQAPEVAPTRTAPERFAPPVDRPAPTYSNMEEVD from the exons ATGTCTGGCGGGGCCAGTGCCACAGGCCCAAGGAGAGGGCCCCCAGGACTGGAGGACACCACTAGTAAGAAGAAGCAGAAGGATCGAGCAAACCAGGAGAGCAAGGATGGAGATCCTAGGAAAG agacagggtctcgatatgttgcccaggctggtcttgaacctctggcctcaggtgatccttctgcctcagcctcccatgcagctgggatcacaggctcaCGCCACCGTACCCGGCTGTTCTTTCCTTCATCGTCAGGGTCAGCATCCACTCCTCAAGAGGAGCAGACCAAAGAGG GAGCTTGTGAAGACCCTCATGATCTCTTGGCTACTCCCACTCCAGAGTTGTTGCTCGATTGGAGGCAGAGTGCAGAAGAGGTGATTGTCAAGCTTCGTGTGGGAGTAGGTCCCCTGCAGCTGGAGGATGTAGATGCTGCTTTCACAGATACAGACTGTGTGGTGCGGTTTGCAG GTGGTCAGCAGTGGGGTGGTGTCTTCTATGCTGAGATAAAAAGCTCTTGTGCTAAAGTGCAAACCCGCAAGGGCAGTCTCCTGCACCTGACACTGCCCAAAAAGGTGCCTATGCTCACGTGGCCCTCCCTCCTG AAACCTCTAGGGACCCAGGAGCTGGTGCCGGGGCTGCGGTGCCAGGAGAATGGGCAGGAACTGTCTCCCATTGCCCTGGAGCCAGGCCCTGAGCCCCACCGGGCTAAGCAGGAGGCCCGGAACCAGAAGCGGGCCCAGGGCCGTGGTGAGGTAGGCGCAGGGGCTGGCCCCGGGGCCCAGGCAGGGCCCAGCGCCAAGAGGGCTGTGCATCTCTGCAGAGGGCCAGAGGGGGACGGGTCCAGGGATGACCCTGGACCCCGGGGTGATGCCCCACCCTTCGTGGCTGACCCAGCCACCCAG GTTGAGGCTGATGAACAGCTTTGCATACCACCGCTGAACTCCCAaacctgcctcctgggctcagaggaGAATTTAGCCCCTTTGGCAGGAGAGAAAGCAGTGCCTCCCGGGAATGACCCAGTCTCTCCAGCCATGGTCCGGAGCAGAAACCCTGGGAAAGATGACTGTGCCAAGGAGGAGATGGCAGTGGCAGCAGATGCTGCAACCTTGGTGGATG AGCCCGAGTCGATGGTGAACCTGGCGTTTGTCAAGAATGACTCGTATGAGAAGGGCCCGGATTCAGTGGTGGTGCACGTGTACGTGAAGGAGATCTGCAGGGACACCTCAAGAGTACTTTTCCGTGAGCAGGACTTCACGCTCATCTTCCAGACcag GGATGGAAACTTCCTGAGGCTGCACCCGGGCTGTGGGCCCCACACCACCTTCCGTTGGCAGGTGAAGCTCAG GAATCTGATTGAGCCAGAGCAGTGCACCTTCTGTTTCACGGCTTCTCGCATCGACATCTGCCTTCGTAAGAGGCAGAGTCAGCGCTGGGGGGGCCTGGAGGCCCCGGCTGCACGAG GTGCAGTGGGTGGTGCAAAGGTTGCCGTGCCGACAGGTCCAACCCCTCTGGATTCAACCCCACCAGGAGgtgctccccaccccctgacaggccagGAGGAGGCCCGGGCTGTGGAGAAGGATAAATCCAAGGCACGATCTGAGGACACAGGGCTAGACAGTGTGGCAACCCGCACACCCATGGAGCATGTAACCCCAAAGCCAGAGACACACCTGGCCTCG CCCAAGCCTACATGCATGGTGCCTCCCATGCCCCACAGCCCAGTTAGTGGAGACAgcgtggaggaggaggaagaggaagagaagaaggtgTGTCTGCCAGGCTTCACTGGCCTTGTCAATTTAGGCAACACCTGCTTCATGAACAGCGTCATTCAGTCTCTGTCCAACACTCGGGAACTCCGGGACTTCTTCCATG ACCGCTCCTTTGAGGCTGAGATCAACTACAACAACCCACTAGGGACTGGTGGGCGTCTGGCCATTGGCTTTGCCGTGCTGCTTCGGGCGCTGTGGAAGGGCACCCACCATGCCTTCCAGCCTTCCAAGTTGAAG GCCATTGTGGCGAGTAAGGCCAGCCAGTTCACAGGCTATGCACAGCATGATGCCCAGGAGTTCATGGCTTTCCTGCTGGATGGGCTGCACGAGGACCTGAATCGCATTCAGAACAAGCCCTACACAGAGACCGTGGATTCAGATGGGCGGCCCGATGAG GTGGTAGCTGAGGAAGCATGGCAGCGGCACAAGATGAGGAATGACTCTTTCATCGTGGACCTATTTCAGGGGCAGTACAAGTCGAAGCTGGTGTGCCCTGTGTGTGCCAAG GTCTCCATCACTTTTGACCCGTTTCTTTATCTGCCGGTGCCCTTGCCACAAAAGCAAAAGGTTCTCCCTGTCTTTTATTTTGCCCGAGAGCCCCACAGCAAGCCCATCAAG TTCCTGGTGAGCGTCAGCAAGGAGAACTCCACTGCGAGCGAAGTATTGGACTCCCTCTCTCAGAGTGTTCATGTGAAGCCTGAGAACCTGCGTTTGGCGGAG GTAATTAAGAATCGTTTTCATCGTGTGTTCCTACCCTCCCACTCACTGGACACTGTGTCCCCATCTGATACGCTCCTCTGCTTTGAGCTGCTATCCTCAGAGTTGGCTAAGGAGCGGGTAGTGGTGCTAGAGGTGCAACAG CGCCCCCAGGTGCCCAGCGTCCCCATCTCCAAGTGTGCAGCCTGCCAGCGGAAGCAACAGTCGGAGGATGAAAAGCTGAAGCGCTGTACCCGGTGCTACCGTGTGGGCTACTGCAACCA GCTCTGCCAGAAAACCCACTGGCCTGACCACAAGGGCCTCTGCCGACCTGAGAACATTGGCTACCCCTTCCTGGTCAGTGTACCTGCCTCACGCCTCACTTATGCCCGCCTCGCTCAGTTGCTAGAGGGCTATGCCCG GTACTCTGTGAGTGTATTCCAGCCACCCTTTCAGCCAGGCCGCATGGCCTTGGAGTCTCAGAGCCCTGGCTGCACCACACTGCTCTCCACAGGTTCCCTGGAGGCTGGGGACAGCGAGAGAGACCCCATTCAGCCACCTGAGCTCCAGCTGGTGACCCCTATGGCTGAGGGGGACACAGGGCTTCCCCGGGTGTGGGCAGCCCCTGACCGGGGTCCTGTGCCCAGCACCAGTGGAATTTCTTCTGAGATGCTGGCCAGTGGGCCCATTGAGGTTGGCTCCTTGCCAGCTGGCGAGAGGGTGTCCCGACCCGAAG CTGCTGTGCCTGGGTACCAGCATCCAAGTGAAGCTATGAATGCCCACACACCCCagttcttcatctataaaattgatTCATCCAACCGAGAGCAGCGGCTAGAGGACAAAG GAGACACCCCACTGGAGCTGGGTGACGACTGTAGCCTGGCTCTCGTCTGGCGGAACAATGAGCGCTTGCAGGAGTTTGTGTTGGTAGCCTCCAAGGAGCTGGAATGTGCTGAGGATCCAGGCTCTGCCGGTGAGGCTGCCCGGGCCGGCCACTTCACCCTGGACCAGTGCCTCAACCTCTTCACACGGCCTGAGGTGCTGGCACCCGAGGAGGCCTG GTACTGCCCACAGTGCAAACAGCACCGTGAGGCCTCCAAGCAGCTGTTGCTATGGCGCCTGCCAAATGTTCTCATCGTGCAGCTCAAGCGCTTCTCCTTTCGTAGTTTTATCTGGCGTGACAAGATCAATGACTTGGTGGAGTTCCCTGTTAG GAACCTGGACCTGAGCAAGTTCTGCATTGGTCAGAAAGAGGAGCAGCTGCCCAGCTACGATCTATATGCTGTCATCAACCACTATGGAGGCATGATTGGTGGCCACTACACTGCCTGTGCACGCCTGCCCAATGATCGTAGCAGTCAGCGCAGTGACGTGG GCTGGCGCTTGTTTGATGACAGCACAGTGACAACGGTAGACGAGAGCCAGGTTGTGACGCGTTATGCCTATGTACTCTTCTACCGCCGGCGGAACTCTCCTGTGGAGAGGCCCCCCAGGGCAGGTCACTCTGAGCACCACCCAGACCTAGGCCCTGCAGCTGAGGCTGCTGCCAGCCAG GGACTAGGCCCTGGCCAGGCCCCCGAGGTGGCCCCCACGCGGACAGCCCCTGAACGCTTCGCCCCCCCTGTGGATCGGCCAGCCCCCACCTACAGCAACATGGAGGAGGTGGATTAG
- the USP19 gene encoding ubiquitin carboxyl-terminal hydrolase 19 isoform 8 (isoform 8 is encoded by transcript variant 8): MSGGASATGPRRGPPGLEDTTSKKKQKDRANQESKDGDPRKETGSRYVAQAGLEPLASGDPSASASHAAGITGSRHRTRLFFPSSSGSASTPQEEQTKEGACEDPHDLLATPTPELLLDWRQSAEEVIVKLRVGVGPLQLEDVDAAFTDTDCVVRFAGGQQWGGVFYAEIKSSCAKVQTRKGSLLHLTLPKKVPMLTWPSLLKKPLGTQELVPGLRCQENGQELSPIALEPGPEPHRAKQEARNQKRAQGRGEVGAGAGPGAQAGPSAKRAVHLCRGPEGDGSRDDPGPRGDAPPFVADPATQVEADEQLCIPPLNSQTCLLGSEENLAPLAGEKAVPPGNDPVSPAMVRSRNPGKDDCAKEEMAVAADAATLVDGKEPESMVNLAFVKNDSYEKGPDSVVVHVYVKEICRDTSRVLFREQDFTLIFQTRDGNFLRLHPGCGPHTTFRWQVKLRNLIEPEQCTFCFTASRIDICLRKRQSQRWGGLEAPAARVGGAKVAVPTGPTPLDSTPPGGAPHPLTGQEEARAVEKDKSKARSEDTGLDSVATRTPMEHVTPKPETHLASPKPTCMVPPMPHSPVSGDSVEEEEEEEKKVCLPGFTGLVNLGNTCFMNSVIQSLSNTRELRDFFHDRSFEAEINYNNPLGTGGRLAIGFAVLLRALWKGTHHAFQPSKLKAIVASKASQFTGYAQHDAQEFMAFLLDGLHEDLNRIQNKPYTETVDSDGRPDEVVAEEAWQRHKMRNDSFIVDLFQGQYKSKLVCPVCAKVSITFDPFLYLPVPLPQKQKVLPVFYFAREPHSKPIKFLVSVSKENSTASEVLDSLSQSVHVKPENLRLAEVIKNRFHRVFLPSHSLDTVSPSDTLLCFELLSSELAKERVVVLEVQQRPQVPSVPISKCAACQRKQQSEDEKLKRCTRCYRVGYCNQLCQKTHWPDHKGLCRPENIGYPFLVSVPASRLTYARLAQLLEGYARYSVSVFQPPFQPGRMALESQSPGCTTLLSTGSLEAGDSERDPIQPPELQLVTPMAEGDTGLPRVWAAPDRGPVPSTSGISSEMLASGPIEVGSLPAGERVSRPEAAVPGYQHPSEAMNAHTPQFFIYKIDSSNREQRLEDKGDTPLELGDDCSLALVWRNNERLQEFVLVASKELECAEDPGSAGEAARAGHFTLDQCLNLFTRPEVLAPEEAWYCPQCKQHREASKQLLLWRLPNVLIVQLKRFSFRSFIWRDKINDLVEFPVRNLDLSKFCIGQKEEQLPSYDLYAVINHYGGMIGGHYTACARLPNDRSSQRSDVGWRLFDDSTVTTVDESQVVTRYAYVLFYRRRNSPVERPPRAGHSEHHPDLGPAAEAAASQGLGPGQAPEVAPTRTAPERFAPPVDRPAPTYSNMEEVD; encoded by the exons ATGTCTGGCGGGGCCAGTGCCACAGGCCCAAGGAGAGGGCCCCCAGGACTGGAGGACACCACTAGTAAGAAGAAGCAGAAGGATCGAGCAAACCAGGAGAGCAAGGATGGAGATCCTAGGAAAG agacagggtctcgatatgttgcccaggctggtcttgaacctctggcctcaggtgatccttctgcctcagcctcccatgcagctgggatcacaggctcaCGCCACCGTACCCGGCTGTTCTTTCCTTCATCGTCAGGGTCAGCATCCACTCCTCAAGAGGAGCAGACCAAAGAGG GAGCTTGTGAAGACCCTCATGATCTCTTGGCTACTCCCACTCCAGAGTTGTTGCTCGATTGGAGGCAGAGTGCAGAAGAGGTGATTGTCAAGCTTCGTGTGGGAGTAGGTCCCCTGCAGCTGGAGGATGTAGATGCTGCTTTCACAGATACAGACTGTGTGGTGCGGTTTGCAG GTGGTCAGCAGTGGGGTGGTGTCTTCTATGCTGAGATAAAAAGCTCTTGTGCTAAAGTGCAAACCCGCAAGGGCAGTCTCCTGCACCTGACACTGCCCAAAAAGGTGCCTATGCTCACGTGGCCCTCCCTCCTG AAGAAACCTCTAGGGACCCAGGAGCTGGTGCCGGGGCTGCGGTGCCAGGAGAATGGGCAGGAACTGTCTCCCATTGCCCTGGAGCCAGGCCCTGAGCCCCACCGGGCTAAGCAGGAGGCCCGGAACCAGAAGCGGGCCCAGGGCCGTGGTGAGGTAGGCGCAGGGGCTGGCCCCGGGGCCCAGGCAGGGCCCAGCGCCAAGAGGGCTGTGCATCTCTGCAGAGGGCCAGAGGGGGACGGGTCCAGGGATGACCCTGGACCCCGGGGTGATGCCCCACCCTTCGTGGCTGACCCAGCCACCCAG GTTGAGGCTGATGAACAGCTTTGCATACCACCGCTGAACTCCCAaacctgcctcctgggctcagaggaGAATTTAGCCCCTTTGGCAGGAGAGAAAGCAGTGCCTCCCGGGAATGACCCAGTCTCTCCAGCCATGGTCCGGAGCAGAAACCCTGGGAAAGATGACTGTGCCAAGGAGGAGATGGCAGTGGCAGCAGATGCTGCAACCTTGGTGGATGGTaaag AGCCCGAGTCGATGGTGAACCTGGCGTTTGTCAAGAATGACTCGTATGAGAAGGGCCCGGATTCAGTGGTGGTGCACGTGTACGTGAAGGAGATCTGCAGGGACACCTCAAGAGTACTTTTCCGTGAGCAGGACTTCACGCTCATCTTCCAGACcag GGATGGAAACTTCCTGAGGCTGCACCCGGGCTGTGGGCCCCACACCACCTTCCGTTGGCAGGTGAAGCTCAG GAATCTGATTGAGCCAGAGCAGTGCACCTTCTGTTTCACGGCTTCTCGCATCGACATCTGCCTTCGTAAGAGGCAGAGTCAGCGCTGGGGGGGCCTGGAGGCCCCGGCTGCACGAG TGGGTGGTGCAAAGGTTGCCGTGCCGACAGGTCCAACCCCTCTGGATTCAACCCCACCAGGAGgtgctccccaccccctgacaggccagGAGGAGGCCCGGGCTGTGGAGAAGGATAAATCCAAGGCACGATCTGAGGACACAGGGCTAGACAGTGTGGCAACCCGCACACCCATGGAGCATGTAACCCCAAAGCCAGAGACACACCTGGCCTCG CCCAAGCCTACATGCATGGTGCCTCCCATGCCCCACAGCCCAGTTAGTGGAGACAgcgtggaggaggaggaagaggaagagaagaaggtgTGTCTGCCAGGCTTCACTGGCCTTGTCAATTTAGGCAACACCTGCTTCATGAACAGCGTCATTCAGTCTCTGTCCAACACTCGGGAACTCCGGGACTTCTTCCATG ACCGCTCCTTTGAGGCTGAGATCAACTACAACAACCCACTAGGGACTGGTGGGCGTCTGGCCATTGGCTTTGCCGTGCTGCTTCGGGCGCTGTGGAAGGGCACCCACCATGCCTTCCAGCCTTCCAAGTTGAAG GCCATTGTGGCGAGTAAGGCCAGCCAGTTCACAGGCTATGCACAGCATGATGCCCAGGAGTTCATGGCTTTCCTGCTGGATGGGCTGCACGAGGACCTGAATCGCATTCAGAACAAGCCCTACACAGAGACCGTGGATTCAGATGGGCGGCCCGATGAG GTGGTAGCTGAGGAAGCATGGCAGCGGCACAAGATGAGGAATGACTCTTTCATCGTGGACCTATTTCAGGGGCAGTACAAGTCGAAGCTGGTGTGCCCTGTGTGTGCCAAG GTCTCCATCACTTTTGACCCGTTTCTTTATCTGCCGGTGCCCTTGCCACAAAAGCAAAAGGTTCTCCCTGTCTTTTATTTTGCCCGAGAGCCCCACAGCAAGCCCATCAAG TTCCTGGTGAGCGTCAGCAAGGAGAACTCCACTGCGAGCGAAGTATTGGACTCCCTCTCTCAGAGTGTTCATGTGAAGCCTGAGAACCTGCGTTTGGCGGAG GTAATTAAGAATCGTTTTCATCGTGTGTTCCTACCCTCCCACTCACTGGACACTGTGTCCCCATCTGATACGCTCCTCTGCTTTGAGCTGCTATCCTCAGAGTTGGCTAAGGAGCGGGTAGTGGTGCTAGAGGTGCAACAG CGCCCCCAGGTGCCCAGCGTCCCCATCTCCAAGTGTGCAGCCTGCCAGCGGAAGCAACAGTCGGAGGATGAAAAGCTGAAGCGCTGTACCCGGTGCTACCGTGTGGGCTACTGCAACCA GCTCTGCCAGAAAACCCACTGGCCTGACCACAAGGGCCTCTGCCGACCTGAGAACATTGGCTACCCCTTCCTGGTCAGTGTACCTGCCTCACGCCTCACTTATGCCCGCCTCGCTCAGTTGCTAGAGGGCTATGCCCG GTACTCTGTGAGTGTATTCCAGCCACCCTTTCAGCCAGGCCGCATGGCCTTGGAGTCTCAGAGCCCTGGCTGCACCACACTGCTCTCCACAGGTTCCCTGGAGGCTGGGGACAGCGAGAGAGACCCCATTCAGCCACCTGAGCTCCAGCTGGTGACCCCTATGGCTGAGGGGGACACAGGGCTTCCCCGGGTGTGGGCAGCCCCTGACCGGGGTCCTGTGCCCAGCACCAGTGGAATTTCTTCTGAGATGCTGGCCAGTGGGCCCATTGAGGTTGGCTCCTTGCCAGCTGGCGAGAGGGTGTCCCGACCCGAAG CTGCTGTGCCTGGGTACCAGCATCCAAGTGAAGCTATGAATGCCCACACACCCCagttcttcatctataaaattgatTCATCCAACCGAGAGCAGCGGCTAGAGGACAAAG GAGACACCCCACTGGAGCTGGGTGACGACTGTAGCCTGGCTCTCGTCTGGCGGAACAATGAGCGCTTGCAGGAGTTTGTGTTGGTAGCCTCCAAGGAGCTGGAATGTGCTGAGGATCCAGGCTCTGCCGGTGAGGCTGCCCGGGCCGGCCACTTCACCCTGGACCAGTGCCTCAACCTCTTCACACGGCCTGAGGTGCTGGCACCCGAGGAGGCCTG GTACTGCCCACAGTGCAAACAGCACCGTGAGGCCTCCAAGCAGCTGTTGCTATGGCGCCTGCCAAATGTTCTCATCGTGCAGCTCAAGCGCTTCTCCTTTCGTAGTTTTATCTGGCGTGACAAGATCAATGACTTGGTGGAGTTCCCTGTTAG GAACCTGGACCTGAGCAAGTTCTGCATTGGTCAGAAAGAGGAGCAGCTGCCCAGCTACGATCTATATGCTGTCATCAACCACTATGGAGGCATGATTGGTGGCCACTACACTGCCTGTGCACGCCTGCCCAATGATCGTAGCAGTCAGCGCAGTGACGTGG GCTGGCGCTTGTTTGATGACAGCACAGTGACAACGGTAGACGAGAGCCAGGTTGTGACGCGTTATGCCTATGTACTCTTCTACCGCCGGCGGAACTCTCCTGTGGAGAGGCCCCCCAGGGCAGGTCACTCTGAGCACCACCCAGACCTAGGCCCTGCAGCTGAGGCTGCTGCCAGCCAG GGACTAGGCCCTGGCCAGGCCCCCGAGGTGGCCCCCACGCGGACAGCCCCTGAACGCTTCGCCCCCCCTGTGGATCGGCCAGCCCCCACCTACAGCAACATGGAGGAGGTGGATTAG